The Agelaius phoeniceus isolate bAgePho1 chromosome 2, bAgePho1.hap1, whole genome shotgun sequence region GGCTCCAGGGCAAGTTTGTTCTGCAGAAGAAGGCACAGCAAGGACAGTGCTGGTGCtctctccctgtgccccatcTCTTTCCCTGCATTCCAGCACACACCATTTTGTTCACATAATTGCTGTGTAGGCCAGGCAAGGCCTGTCAACTCTTAAGGGTTCTTGCTGATggcaaaatgcagctttttcGAGCATGACAGCAATGATTTCCATGTCACAGGTAGTTAATTCTTAACCAATACCCAGCAAAGATGAGGCCATGTGAACCTGGTGTCCTGCACAGCCCTCTCCTGCTGTATCTTTGATCTCTGACAAGGCAGTGGGGTGACAACTCCCTTTTATGCACCACATGAAGCTCTCACATCTCTCCTACTTTCTTTCCCTACCAGGAGTCACACCAAACACTTCCTCCAGAGATACTCACGCTGCTGTTGCATTGTATGGAGTCTTGTCCACCCACTGCCACTGGTCCACATCATCCTCAAACAGACCAATGTATAAATTATCACTTTGCATATCTTGATTTTTCTGCTTGGAGAGGAATTCCTGGCAATCAGAGAGAGAGTGCAATGTCCATGAGAGGGGCAGGACGGAGCACCAGGAGAGGCATCAGGAATCCCCATGATGTGGGGCTGGTGGCAGatggggctggtgctgcagagatgcagacaggaccttccccctcccctgcaGGACAAGGAGGGGCTCTGAGTCCCCTCCAGGGCCCAGCACTgtggctctgcctgctgggtGCCTCTCTCAGCCCTGTGCACTTacctgctctgccttgctggTGATCACCACCAGCTGGGAGCCCATCCCAGTGCAGTTCTGTGCACTCTCAGCACATGACATTGTGTCAGGGGACAGGAAATAGCAGCTTCCTTGAAACCTTCTCCAGCCCTTTGGGCAGCACATCCAGCCTCGGTCTGTGCAGGGAGAGGACAGAGAGGTGCAGGCTACTAACAAGAGATGGTGATTGCAGAGATCCAGGTTTTCCAGGGACAGTGCTTATGTCCTGCTCAGTGACTTTTCCTGACAGAAAGTGCTTGAATAACCAGGGAGAGTACAGACATTCTTTCCCATTGCTTTGGGGTATGACCAGTGAGCTTTGTGTAGCCAAAGCCAGGGTAATCCTTGTAAGGGGATCTCAGGGCTGTCCACAGTTCTGTTGGAGAtgtggcttgagctgccctggcacagcccccttGAGGCCTTTCTCCCAAGGAGGAGGGGACATTGGGAGAACTGACCTGTGCCTTGTGGCACCGCTGAGTCGCACTCCCACTCTGAgaactgctgctgcagggctgagggctggtcACTGCTGTGGCAGAAGGGAACCACTGCAAAGggacagcaaaggcagcaggattAGCCcttgctcccagctcctcacaCAGCATCTCTGGCCCCTGGACTCTCCTCCCACCATTTCCCCAGCAAGCATGGTCCCAGCTGTCACCTCTCCTGGCCCACACCAGTGGCACAGCTGCCTTCCCAGCCAGAAAGAGCCCGGTGTCTGCCAAGTCAGACGGCAGAGGGACCCCTGGAGGCTCATCCCGCTGGGCACAGGCCACACACGCGGCAGGAGGGAGCCctcccagccacagccactgtgccatgcacacagccacagcccagctgccagcCTACAAAGCAGCCTCTCCTTGTCACCCTCGGTCTCTTCCTCAGCTACACAGCAACAGGCACCTGGGGGAGTCACCCTCAGCTGGGCCTGCTCCATCAGCAACACACAGTGCAGGTGAAGGGAATCACttacagctggagctgctgaaaccaGGGTGCAGCACAAACCCCTAGGACTTAGTAGCTCCACTTTGTGGGGAATAATGCACTCTTGGTGACAGGCCCCAGCCACAGTTCCAAGGACTTCCTAGGAACTCAGACACTCATCAGGAGTATGGATTAGGAGCTGATCAGGGTGTGCTCAACAATCCAGATGCCTATTTTCATTGATCCTTTAATTTAGAACTATTTTCACTGATGAGCAGAAGAATCCTGGTGGCTCCTGTGGCTGATGAGTGAATTGCTGTATTGGAGGAAGGCTCAGAGGAGATGGGCAAGGGCAATGCCTGGCTGAGCACCCCCATGGCCAATAAAGGTGACCTTATCCCTACACAACTATAAAGGATGAGAAGAGAGATGacttctggttttgttcagCTGAGGGATCTGACGTGCTGTGGAGGTATTCATCCCTGTAGGGATCAAAAATGATCACTGTCTGGCAGGGGGTGTTTTCTACCTTCTGCCACAGGCAGTTTTCCTTCTGGCAGAGGCACTAGGATGTGGGTTTCCCACCTGACCAAGTGCAGTCACCTGAGCCCTTCATCCCAAGGGAATTAAGACACCCTGGAACTTACCAAGGCAGAGGCACAAGGTCACAATGGCAGCTTTGATTGAAAGGGCAAAGATAAGGAAGACCCAGATGttcagccaggagcagcctctcTCTTCTGCTGGGGctgaaaaacacaaagcaaGAGTGAGCATGTCCCAGCCCAGAGTTAGGAGCAGGATATCCCAGGGGGCTCTGTTCCCCTGCACCCTGCTGGTCCCTTGTTCCAAGGACTGGGGAGCCCCACAGGTGCTGgaggcaggccctgctgcctgtcccaACAGAGGCTCAGAGCCACAGAGTACAGGagcacaggggctgccctggggccgcttttttatttccctgtttATCACAAGATCGGCCTGGATTCTGCCCAGACCTCACTCTCCCTTTGTCCTGTCAGACCTCCTTTCTCCTCAACACATCTTCCATGTTGCCTTCCATtacccctgtctgtccctgaaCGCTCTTTGTGgatctccctcctcttcctctctctttagAGCTTCTTTCTCTCACTCCCTGCATTTTGCCTCTGTCCCATGAGCCCCTTTCTGCAGAGGCACAGTCCCCCAAAGGAGTGACTGCCCAGCTCAGGGTGTGCACAGGCAGACACACAGAGGGATGGTTTCCACAGGGGAAAAGGCACTTGGGAGCTCTCTCTTggggagccctggctgggttGTCCTTGGAGACAGCAGAGATGGGGGCAGGGACCTGTGCTCAGAGTGATGCAGAGAGCTTTGCAGGGCAATGACAGAAGGACAGCCCCCTTCAGCCCCATTGTTTACAGACACAGCACTGAAGGGAATAGCAGGGCACACTCTGCCTGCACTTCCATTTCCCCTGGCTCTAGGAAAAGGTCATTCTGCCAGCCTGGCCACTGCCCACTTCCCTCATCTGTTGCTTTGCTCTTGCCCTAAGCCCCATCGCCTGGTAGGAGATCCGGCCACCGCACCATGCCCAggatccagcccagccctgcctttccCCAAGTCCTGTGGCAGGaggacagaaaggaaggaagctTTGGGGGTTACCTGCACTTCCAGGACTGACTCTCCCTGGGCCATTCATCATCTCTGCAGGAGGATCACTCTTCTCCAAGGGTCCCTGTTACCAGTGTGGGCACAAACAGCCTTCCTCCTCCACAGGGCACCTCCCACACGGGTGAGGGGCCTGCACAGGCTCTAATCTGATGTGCTGAAAAACCAATATCCTGGGTGTACCCACAGCACAGGAGATTGGGGAACTTCCATCATTACCCTGCCAGGGCATTTCACAGAAGAATCATTGCAACACAAAATCCCATGAAGGCAAGGGAAAACAGATGAAGGGGAGGATCACTGCAGCTCACACAATCTCCCTTTGCCCAGCCTCAGGCACTTGCACAGGTCATCCATGgccttccctctctgctgcctgctctctCCTGCTGAGGGTCCATGTGTGTGACAATACATACATGGGCAGGTGTATTTGGCATTGGCTATCAAAGAGTTAAAcccactgagcacagcctgCAAAAGGGAAGCAAAAATGAGAGGAAAGCAGATCTGTGACTGAGTCTGGGCAGTGACCATTGGCATCCTGAGCACAAGAGAGAATTTGCCAAGACCAAGATTTTAACTAATTCCTTTAGAAATATGGATGGAGCTTTGGGCAGTGGCGTTCAATATGCCCTGTCTTTGAAGGGCTGGAGGACAGAAAGGAGCACTGGATCGTGCTGGAGTCCCTTTGCATGACAGATCAGGAATTTTGATTTGCTTATGACTTTAAAAACTGGAGGCCTACATGTACTTTCTAGCAGTTCTCAAGGGTATCTGGATTCAAGTCCAGCAGCCTCATATTCCTAAGGACATCCCTAAGGATAAAGGATCCCTGCTGGATCCCAATGTCCTCTGAATGGACTGAGATGGAAACACAGCTTTTGCTCTTGTTCCATCAGCTGGTTTCTCCTGTGGAGAGGAATGCATGGGTGCAGAGACACAGGAATAGGAGAGCTCACAGCAACAGCACAGGCATTCCAGCTGAGGCATCACAAGATCAGGGCACAGAACTGCTTCCAAGTGAGGACAAGCCTGAGCTCTCTGTAGAA contains the following coding sequences:
- the LOC129135225 gene encoding C-type lectin domain family 4 member E-like → MMNGPGRVSPGSAAPAEERGCSWLNIWVFLIFALSIKAAIVTLCLLVPFCHSSDQPSALQQQFSEWECDSAVPQGTDRGWMCCPKGWRRFQGSCYFLSPDTMSCAESAQNCTGMGSQLVVITSKAEQEFLSKQKNQDMQSDNLYIGLFEDDVDQWQWVDKTPYNATAAFWRKGEPSNILDENCTVIHVPEVTLNNWNDVIPTRKHHRICEAAAVIV